The sequence GCTAAATAGTTTGGGGCTCGTGCCAAAATAAAGCTCCGGAATTTTACTCTTATTCCGGAGCAATGCAAGGTCTTTAGCTATTTTTTCACCAACATAAATCTAGATATAAGTTTGTGAGCTAGCTAACAGACTGAAAATAAACTTTTAGCGACCAAACGGGTTAAAGCCACCGCCTCCGCCCATGCCACCCATCATGCCTTGCATGTTACGCATCATGCCTTTCATGCCACCTTTTTGCATCTTCTTCATCATTTTCTGCATTTGGGTGAATTGCTTAAGTAGGCGGTTAACGTCTTGCACTTGCGTACCAGAACCCGCAGCAATACGTTTTTTACGTGAGCCTTTAATCAGCTCTGGTCGTTGACGCTCTTTCATGGTCATCGAGTTGATGATCGCTTCCATCTGCTTAAACATTTTGTCATCGACTTTGTCTTTAACATTGTCAGGAAGCTGAGACATACCCGGAAGCTTGTCCATCATCCCCATCATGCCGCCCATGTTTTGCATCTGGCCTAGCTGCTCGCGGAAGTCTTCAAGGTCAAAACCTTTCTTCTCTTTGAACTTTTTCGCCAGCTTTTCTGCTTTCTCTTGGTCGACATTACGTTGCAGATCTTCAATCAAAGACAGAACGTCACCCATGCCAAGGATACGAGAAGCTACGCGGTCTGGATGGAATGGTTCCAGTGCGTCAGTTTTCTCACCCACACCCAAGAACTTGATAGGCTTACCTGTAATGTGACGAACCGATAGCGCAGCACCACCACGCGCATCACCATCGACTTTCGTCAAGATAACACCGGTCAGTGGCAGCGCGTCACCGAATGATTTTGCGGTATTCGCGGCGTCTTGACCTGTCATCGCATCGACGACAAATAGTGTTTCGACAGGGTTGATCGCTGCATGAAGGTCTTGAATCTCAGACATCATCTGTTCATCAATCGCCAAACGACCCGCTGTATCGACAATCAGTACGTCGTAGAATTTCTTCTTCGCGTGATCAACTGCAGCATTTGCAATATCAATTGGCTTTTGGTCAGGCGATGATGGGAAGAAATCTACGCCGAGGTCTGACGCTAATGTTTCCAACTGTTTAATCGCCGCTGGACGGTAAACGTCGGCAGACACAACCAGTACTTTTTTCTTCTCACGCTCTTTCAAAAGCTTAGATAGCTTACCTACCGATGTGGTTTTACCTGCACCTTGTAGACCCGCCATCAGGATAACGGCTGGCGGTTGAGCGGCTAAATTTAGGGCTTCGTTTGACTCACCCATGACCGCTTCAAGTTCACCTTGAACGATCTTGATAAATTCTTGGCCTGGAGTAAGAGATTTAGATACCTCTACACCTACAGCTGCTTCCTTTACGCGTTTAATAAAATCGCGGACAACAGGCAGAGCTACGTCAGCTTCAAGAAGTGCCATACGCACTTCGCGTAGCGTCTCTTTAATGTTGTCTTCGGTCAGGCGACCTTTACCGCTGATGTTTTTCAGCGTTTTGGACAATCGATCCGTTAAATTCTCAAACATCTTAAGTCTCTTTCATCAGGCAGCTCTAAATAGAACTTGCCCTTACATTTCGCGACAAACTAACGTGAGTATACCTTAGCCAACGCCTACTGTGCACTGCTCTAATCAGTTTTGATATATCAACTCACGTAAATGGGGGCGATAAGTCATAGCTCAAGTCGTTGAGTCAGGGTATAATTTGTTAAAAATCCACCAGCTGTTGGAGAACCATGGACAACTTAATCGCCGTTGTTGCTGTGATACTTTATTTCCTGGCAATAGCGACCATCATACCGGGTTTAGTCCATCAAACCGGTATTCGAGCAAAAACTGTTTTTGTCAGCGCTTCACTTGCGCTTATTTTTCATGCTTGGTTGCTCAGCGATCTGATTTTTGAAGGTGTAGGTCAAAACTTAAGTATCCTCAATGTCGCTTCCTTAATTAGCTTCATTATTTCTTTGGTAATGAGCATCGCCATGCTGAAAACTCGTTTATGGTTCTTGTTACCCGTGGTGTACAGCTTTGCAGCCATCAACCTTGGCGCTGCGACCTTTCTGCCAAGTACTTTTATTACGCATTTTGAGCAAAACCCCAAAGTGCTCATTCATATTTCTTTAGCGTTGTTTTCGTACTCAACACTCACCATTGGTGCGCTCTACGCCCTGCAATTGGCGTGGCTTGATCACAAATTGAAAACAAAAAAAGCGATGATCATCAACCCAAATCTGCCACCATTATTGATGGTAGAGCGCCAGCTGTTTAACATTATTCTAATTGGCACTTTGCTGCTTACCGGTACTTTACTCACTGGTTTTGTGTTTGTGCAGGATATGTTTACTCAAGGCAAAGCACATAAAGCAATCCTCTCTTTTATTGCATGGTTTGTTTACTCTGTTTTATTGTGGGGACACTACCAAAAAGGCTGGCGAGGAAGAAAAGTCACATGGTTTGCTGTTGCTGGCGCGACTTTACTGACACTGGCTTACTTCGGTAGCCGCTTTGTGCGCGAGATTATTCTTAACTAAACTGTGCGAGAAAGATGCATAAAACACACCTTTCTTTTACAATGCGAAACCTTTCTGGCACTGATTTAGCAAATCCGTAGGTCAGTAATCAAAAAAAACACCACAAGGATTAGATAAGCTTTGGACGACATATCAACGGGTATCTTATTTGCGCTACTCGCGTGTCTGATTGTAATTTCAGGATATTTTTCGGGTTCGGAGACAGGGATGATGGCTTTGAACCGCTATCGTCTCAAGCACTTGGCTAGTACTGGTCATAAAGGCGCAAGACGAGTGGAGAAACTGCTTAATCGTCCTGACCGCCTTATTGGTCTAATCCTAATCGGTAACAACCTCGTCAACATTTTAGCATCTGCTATTGCAACTATTCTGGGAATGCGACTCTATGGTGATATGGGGGTCGCTATTGCTACAGGTGCCCTTACATTAGTGATTCTGGTTTTTGCAGAAGTCACACCGAAAACACTTGCAGCTCTGTATCCAGAAAAAGTGTCTTACACAAGCAGTGTATTGCTTACGATATTGATGAAGGTGCTGTCACCACTCGTTATCTTCGTCAACTTTATTACCAATGGATTTATCCGCTTATTGGGTATTAGAGCGGTTCATGGTGGCGATGATCACCTAAGCTCAGAAGAGCTAAGAACCGTGGTGAATGAAGCGGGAAGTTTGATCCCAAGACGCCACCAAGACATGCTGATCTCTATTCTCGACTTAGAACATGTTACCGTGAACGACATTATGGTGCCGCGTAACGAAATTACGGGTATAGATATCAATGACGATTGGAAATCGATTGTTCGTCAGTTAACGCACTCTCCACATGGTCGCGTGGTACTTTATCGCGATCAAATTGACGAAGTCGTGGGTATGCTCCGCTTGCGTGAATCGTACCGTCTAATGCTTGAAAAGAACGAATTCACCAAAGAAACACTATTAAGAGCAGCAGATGAAGTGTATTTCATTCCTGAAAGTACGCCGCTCAATGTGCAGTTACTGAAATTCCAGAGAAACAAGCAGCGTATCGGTCTAATCGTCGATGAGTATGGGGATATCATCGGTCTCATCACGCTAGAAGATATCTTGGAAGAGATCGTAGGTGAGTTCACGACGTCCATTGCACCAAGTTTATCTGAAGAGATTACGCCTCAGGTTGATGGCAGCTTTCTTATCGAAGGCAGTGCCAACATTCGAGACATCAACAAAGGATTGAAGTGGAAACTCCCTACTGATGGTCCTAGAACACTGAATGGCTTGATACTTGAGCATTTAGAAGATATTCCAGAAAGCCACCTTAGCGTCCATATCTCTGGTCATCGTATGGAAATTGTAGAGCTAGAAGAAAACCGCATTAAGCTCGTCAAAGTGTTTCCAAAAACAGCCAAAAAAAGCAAGTAACAAGTTACAAAAGACACAAACTAAAAAGCCTTGGAATTCCAAGGCTTTTTTCACTTCATTTGTAGCTATTATTCTTCACTGACACTAAACAAGCTTTCCATATTCAAACCTTGTTTGACCAGAATTTCTCTTAGTCGACGTAGACCCTCTACCTGAATCTGGCGAACACGCTCACGTGTTAGGTTAATTTCACGCCCGACTTCCTCAAGTGTAGATGGTTCATAACCAAGCAAACCGAATCGACGTGCTAACACTTCTTTTTGTTTTGGATTCAGCTCATCTAGCCAGTGGATCAAGGAAAGTTTGATATCGTCGTCCTGTGTAGATACCTCAGGGTCTGAGTTATTAATATCAGGAATAATATCAAGCAGCGCTTTCTCACCTTCACCACCAATTGGTGTATCAACAGAGCTTATACGCTCGTTCAAGCGAAGCATTTTACTGACATCATCAACCGGTTTATCCAGCTCAGATGCAATCTCTTCTGCTGTAGGTTCATGGTCAAGTTTCTGAGAAAGTTCACGTGCCGTACGCAGATAGATATTCAGCTCTTTCACGACATGAATAGGTAGTCGAATTGTGCGAGTCTGATTCATCAATGCACGTTCTATGGTTTGACGAATCCACCAAGTAGCGTACGTTGAGAAACGGAATCCTCGCTCTGGATCAAACTTTTCAACTGCGCGAATCAAACCTAGGTTACCTTCTTCTATAAGATCTAAAAGAGCTAAACCTCGGTTGCTGTATCGGCGAGATATTTTCACCACAAGACGCAAATTACTTTCGATCATTCGCTTACGTGCAGCTTCATCTCCGCGCAAAGCGCGACGAGCATACAAGACTTCTTCTTCTGCGGTGAGTAGCGGTGAAAAGCCGATTTCACCTAGATAAAGTTGAGTCGCATCGAGACTTTTCGATGAAACCTCAAGTTCTTTGGTTAAGGATTGATCGTCATCTATCGGAAGATCATCCATTACTTCCTTGTCGACTTCAAGTTCTTGGACTTTCGTTGCTGCATTGCTGATACTCATAGTGCCCCCCCGGCGAGCTAGCAAGACATTACTACTTCTAATGTCGCTATATTATTCCTTAAGCCAATCAAATTATTACGGCAAGTAGCGCTTTGGATTAACAGACTTACCTTGGTAGCGAATTTCAAAGTGTAATCGAACACTATTGGTTCCTGAGCTGCCCATTGTTGCAATTTTTTGGCCTGCTTTAACACTTTGTCCTTCACGCACTAGCAACTGATCATTGTGTGCATAAGCACTTAAGTAATTATCGTTATGTTTTACGATTACGAGATTCCCGTAACCTCGAAGTGCATTCCCTGAATACACAACGGTTCCTTCTGCTGTAGAAACAATGGCCTGACCTCGCTGCCCTGCAATGTCGATACCTTTATTTCCCTGATCCCCAGCAGAAAAGTTTTTAATCACCCTCCCTTTTGTCGGCCACAACCATTTAGAGATATTGTTGTTTTTAGGCTTGGGTGTAGTGACCGTTTTGTTGACATTTTGTTCAGCCTTAGCCTCAACATACTCCTTTGGTTTGCGTTGTTCAACCTCCTTTGGTGGATCTTTTTTGACCAATTCAGGCGGTTTTTGATCAGCCTTTGATGCAACTTGTTGAGTAGAGTTTTTACTCGATGTTACTGGCGGAGGGATAGGTGTTGGGGGAGTCACCACCGCAATCGCCGTTGTGCCTTTGCTACCATAGGATGGGGGGGTATAAGCAGGTCGCCAAAGTCTCAATTTTTGACCAGGGTAGATCGTATAGGGCGGTATGAGGTTGTTGTAACTAATGATCTCTTTTACATCTTTATCTGTGACATAAGCGATAAAGTACAGCGTATCGCCTCTTTGCACTTCATAGTAGCTACCACGATAACTACCCCGAGGAATAGAGCTATAATCTTTCTTCAAACCAGACACAGGAGCAGGCGTATGAGCAGCGCACCCAAAAAGCACACTGCATACACTAAGCATCAACATTGATTGAGATTGGAATGACATGTTTAAGCGAGATCACCAGCCACTAAAGGAACAAAACGAACTAATTCAATAACTTCAGAAATAAATGTATCACCTTGGCGCGTAATTTTCAGCAATTGCTGTACGTCTGTACCCACAGGGATCACCATAATCCCGCCTTCAGCGAGTTGTTCAAGTAACGTTGGTGGCACAGTTTCCGCCGCCGCCGTGACAATAATCGCATCAAATGGTGCTTTGACTGCCCAACCTTGCCAGCCATCTCCGTGCTTGGTCGACACATTGTATATATCAAGCTGCTTTAAACGACGCTTCGCTTCCCATTGTAGTGATTTGATACGCTCAACAGAAAACACACGCTCAACCAACTGGGATAAAATGGCCGTCTGATATCCCGAACCTGTGCCCACCTCTAAGACTTTACTCAAATGGGTCAGCTCCAGAGCTTCTGTCATTTTAGCAACAATGTAAGGTTGAGAAATGGTCTGCCCTAGACCAATAGGTAGAGCATTATTATCGTACGCCTGATGCATCATCGCCTGAGAGACGAAACGTTCACGCGGAATACGACGAATAGATTCCAAAACTTGGAGACTCTGAATCCCACTTTTAGAAAGAAACTCGACTAATCTATCCGCCTTCGGGTTTGCCATCCTCAATTACCCTTTAACCAATTATCCATGCTTGCTAACGATTCATGCGCGGTCAGATCGACCTGTATAGGTGTGATTGACACATAGCCTTTATCGACGGCGTGAAAGTCCGTTCCTTCCCCTGCATCTTGTTCTTTTCCTGGAGGACCGAGCCAATAAATTTCATGCCCACGAGGATCGAGCTGTTTGATCATCGCTTCTGAATGATGACGAGCACCTAATCGAGTGACTTTAATGCCCTGCAGTTGATCATGAGGCAAATCGGGGATATTCACATTCAATAGACGATTAGTTGGAATTGGCGCATGGATGTGCTGCTCAACGATTTGTCTGGCTACTTTCCCCGCAGTCGCAAAGTGGTGCTTCCCAACGAGTGAAAATGCGACGGCCTGAACACCAAGGAAGTGTCCTTCCATCGCTGCGGCTACCGTTCCTGAATACAAAACATCATCGCCCAAGTTGGCACCGTGGTTGATGCCTGTTAGCACTAACTCTGGGAGATCATCTTTCATTAGCTCATTCAGCGCAAAATGAACACAATCTGTAGGCGTTCCCTGTACAGAGAATACCTTGTCGGCAATTTCGTTCACACGCAGAGGTTGCTCAAGTGTCAATGAATTAGATGCGCCCGAGCGATTTCTGTCTGGGGCGACAATGGTCACTTCGGCAATATCTCTCAATGCATTGGCTAATGCATGAATGCCCTCAGCGTAAACACCATCATCATTGCTCAACAAGATTTTTAGCGCTTTACCTTCCATTAGTAAGTTCGCTCCACTTCTACCTCTTCAATGAGCTCTCGAACGATCGCTGTTGCAAAACAACCCGAATCCAAAGAGAAACTAAGCGTGACGGAATCTTCTGTTGAGTGCCAAGTTAAGTTCTGTGGTTTCAAAGAAATCTCGCGACGATCGTGACGCATACGATTACCGCGAATTAATGCCATTAAATCGGGTTCTTCATCGAGATGAGGCTGCTCTAACGACAATGCATCGTCTCGCGTAGGTAACTCATTGTCCCCAGCCAATGCCGCCGTAATGTATGCGTGGCCTTGGGAAACTTGCTCTTCAAGCATGCTTTTATTCGCAGAGTCCACCAGCTGTTGCTGCCCTTCAATCTGTACTAGATCACCATCAATAAGCTGATTAAACAGACCTTTCTCAATACGTGCTGACACAATATTGTTGAATATCCACGAGCGAGCAGCTGAAAGTAGCAGACTACGTTTATTCTGGTTACGAGTACGTACGTTGTCTCTTCCCCAGCGGCGAGCTTCTTCAAGGTTATTGCCTTGGTTACCAAAACGCTGGCTGCCAAAATAGTTCGGCACGCCTGTTTTGGCGATAGAATCTAAGCGCTTCAATACACTCTCTACGTCACTCACTTCGGATAAAGTTACCGTGAAGTGGTTACCAGCCAACTCGCCTGGGCGAAGTTTTTTGTTGTGTCGGGTCGTTTCAAGAATCTCGATGCTCGGATACTGTGCAAGGAACTCACTAAAATCTGGAGTTTCACCTTTTGGCAGATGGACACTAAGCCATTGTTGCGTCACTGCGTGGCGATCTTTCAAACCCGCCCAGCTGACATCTTTTGATTTTACGCCACACGCTTTCGCAAGTTCGTTCGCCACAAAACTGGTGTTTTCACCCGTCTTACGAATGTGGATCATTAAGTGTTCGCCGCTACCCGCGAATTCGTAACCAAGTAATTCATTCACTTGAAAATGCTCAGGCAACGCTTTGATTTTACCTGTAGCGGTCGGTTTACCCGTCAGGTAAGCCATAGAAGATAGAATATCAGACATACTTTGTTCCATTACATGCGGCTCTCGCTATAGAGTATAGAGCCACACATAACTGAGTTATTTTTTGATAAGTAATACCACCGCTTCAGTCGCGATGCCTTCTTTTCGTCCGGTAAAGCCCAAACGTTCTGTGGTTGTCGCTTTGACATTCACATTACCAAGTTCAGTTTCAAGATCCTCTGCAATCACTTGGCACATTGATTCGATATGAGGAGCCATCTTTGGTGCTTGCGCCATAATGGTCACGTCGGCATTACCTAACACGTAACCTTGTTCTTTAACGCGGCGGTATACATCGCGCAATAGGTCACGGCTATTAGCACCTTTCCACTTATCGTCGGTATCAGGAAAATGACGGCCTATATCGCCAGCAGCAATCGCGCCAAGTAACGCATCACATAAAGCGTGTAATGCTACATCGCCATCAGAATGCGCTATCAGCCCTTGCTCGTAAGGAACTTCAACGCCACCAATAATAACCGGGCCTTCACCACCAAATTTGTGAACGTCAAAACCGTGGCCAATTCGAATCATAACTTATCCTTTATTTCGCTGTAGATAAAACTCAGCAAGCGCCAAATCTTCAGGCTGGGTTATTTTTATATTATCTGCGCGTCCCTGTACCAAAGCGGGATGCTCACCAAGCCATTCCAGAGCTGAAGCTTCGTCTGTAATCGAGACTTGTTCTGCTAGCGCTGATGATAAAGCGTGAGTTAACTGCTGAGTTTTAAACATTTGTGGAGTGAGTGCATGCCACAGAGCTTCTCTTTCAACCGTATGGTCGATGTTATTATCTGTATTCGCTCTTTTCATCGTATCTCTAACCGGAGACGCCAAAATCGCACCCGTCTTATGTGAAAGCGCTACATCAATCAAGCGGTCAATATCGCTCAGTTTAATGCACGGCCTTGCTGCATCATGCACCAGCACCCAGTCACTCAATTGCGTTGACGCATATTCCAGCCCGGACAACACTGAATCTGCGCGCTCTTTTCCCCCAGAAACACGCACGACATCATCGCGCTGACTGATAGATAAGTCGGGGTAATAAGGGTCACCGTCACTGATTGCCACCACTACTTTGTGAATGGCCGGATGAGAAAGCAGTGTTTCAACCGTATGTTCTAACACTGTTCGTTCACCAATCGTGAGATATTGTTTAGGACGGTCGGCTTTCATTCGACTGCCAACCCCCGCAGCAGGGACAATTGCAATAAGAGAAAGGATATTGCGATCGGACATTAGTTATCCTCTCCGATAATACGATAAAAAGTCTCCCCTTCTTTGATCATGCCTAACTCATGTCGAGCACGTTCTTCAATCGCGTCGAGCCCTTGGCGCAAGTCATCGATCTCGGCAAACATTTCATTGTTTCGCGCTTTTAGACTTTCGTTCACCTGATTCTGAACTTCGATATCAGCTTCAACAAGTTGAAAGTCTGCAATGCCATTCTTGCCAAGCCACAGTTCAAACTGTAGCCAGCCTAATACTAAAAGTAGAGTCAGTGCAAAAATTCGCATAAGGTTGATTCAAAGAAGTGAGATAAAGAAAGACCACATATATATCACAATGTCGCCAATCAGGCGAGATGACTATATGTGGTCCATTAAGAGATTACACAGTTTTTACAAGGACTAGATCATCATTAAATAAGCAAATAAACCCGCGCCTAGTAGTAAACGATAAATAACAAAAGGCGTCATTCCCATACGAGAAATGAGCTTTAGGAAGAAGTGAATACAGATATAAGCACTGATGAAAGAGGTAATAATGCCCGTCATCAGGAAGCCAACGTGGATAGGCTCACCGCTTGTTACGAGTTTAAGACCTAGATAACTACCTGCTAACGTAATGATAGGGATAGACATTAAGAAGGAGAAACGCGCTGCGGCCTCTCGGGTAAAACCAAGGTAAAGTGCAGCGGTAATGGTTGCACCAGAGCGAGATGTACCTGGTATCATCGCTAATGCTTGGGCAAGACCAATAAATACCGATTTCTTCCAATCGGCGGCATACTCGTCATCGATCAACTTCGAGTTTTTATCAACGTACCAAAGCAGTAAGCCAAAGACGATGGTTGTCGTCGCGATAACCCATGCACTGCGAAGATACAATTCAATGAAATCTTTCATCACTAAACCAAATACACACGCAGGGATCGTCGCGATCACGATCATCCAAGCCAATTTAGCTTCTTTGCTTCGCTCACCTTTAAAGATCGAGGCGAAAAATGAACGTAACAAAGAAACCACTTCACGTCTGAAATAAATAACAACAGCCGCTAGAGTACCGACGTGAACGGCAACATCAAATGCCAACCCTTGGTCTTCCCAACCTAAGATGGCAGAAGGAAGAATAAGGTGGGCAGAGCTAGAAATAGGCAAAAACTCGGTGAGGCCTTGTATTAAAGCCAAAATAAACGCTTCAAAGTAACTCATTGTATTCTCATAATTTTGGGACAGTGAACCACAGGGGAACTGGGTTCAGAACTTCTTTATAGGATGATTGCTCCCATACTTGGCGAACAGTTCGACCATCGCTTGGGATAATTAGTTCAGCACACAGCTCATTTAAAGGCTCGATAACAAAGCCATATTTATAGATATCGCTGCGTGGTAATTCGGGGCTCTGCTTGGACACACAGTCACCAAACAAAATAATATCGAGATCCACCGTTCGGGGCTGAAACTTTTTCGCTTGTGCAGAACGACCCCATTTGAACTCAATTTCACGTAGCTGTCGCGAAAATTCGGATAAATCTAGCGCCGTTTTCATTTCTACGACAAGGTTGAAAAAGGCGTTTCCCTCAAAACCGACCGACTCACACTCGTATATAGTGGACAATCTAAGTTGGCTACCGATGGCGCTTAACTCCTCAATAGCCACTTGAATATGTTTATGTCGTTCCACATTGGAGCCAATCCCAATGTAAGTGGTGATCATGCATGACCTCGCTCAATGATCACGCCCACACCTTTTGCCTGAGCTACAGCACCTGGCTTCGTTAAACGAATTTTAATCCACGGCACATTGAAGCGTGTCATGATCAATTCGGCAATCTCTTCCGCCACTCGCTCAACCAATAAGAAGCGACCACCTTCAATATGGTTTAACACCGCTTCACTCACCTGAGAATAATCCAACGCATCGTTTACATCATCGCTGCGTCCTGCTGGACGGTTGTCGTGTGCCATTTCGATATCGAGTACGAGCTTTTGTTTGATTTCCTGTTCCCATTCATAAACACCAATCGTCGTAATTACTTCTAATTGCTCGATAAATACTTTATCCATGCGCTTTACTTCCTTTACAGGTCGGATACCAAAGTTAATTAAAAAGTCGTACTATTGACTCTCAGTCTCCCCCTCTGGGTAGTCTGATAGCCTCAAGCAAGATATGATATCAATTACTTGCTTGGCACACACCTCTAAAAGACGAGTTATACCAATATGACCCCATTAGCACTTGTGATGATCATTGCCGCCTACTTGCTAGGTTCGATCTCGAGTGCTGTTTTGATCTGTCGGATTCTGCGTTTATCCGACCCTAGACAAGTGGGTTCGAATAATCCCGGAGCGACCAACGTTCTGAGAATTGGTGGTAAAAAAGCGGCAGCATCCGTCTTGCTGTGTGACATGCTGAAAGGAACGATTCCTGTGTGGGGAGCTTTCTTTCTTGGTATTGAACCCATCATTTTAGGCGTCATCGCTATCGCGGCCTGCCTTGGTCATATGTACCCAATCTTTTTTCATTTTAAAGGTGGGAAAGGCGTCGCTACCGCGCTTGGCGCAATCGCTCCAATTGGATGGGATTTTACCGCCATGGTCATCGGAACATGGGTGGCTATCGTCTTCGCCTTTCGCTATTCATCGTTAGCCTCTTTAGTTACCGTGTTATTGGCTCCGTTTTATACCTGGATGATCAAGCCTCAATACACGCTGCCTGTTGCCATGCTGTGCTGCTTGATCGTTTTTAGACACCATCAGAATATTAAGCGCTTGCTTGAAGGGACAGAACCCAAAGTCGGTGAAAAGAAGAATGGATTAAATAAGGCCTCATAGCTTGAGACCTTATTGGTATTTGTTTGCGTATTTGATTAGTGCGCGTGCTTTGCCAAAAACTCTGTCAGCATATTGGAGACAAACTCTGGCTGTTCCAAATTCGAGATATGACCTGCTTTAGGGATCTGCACTAGCTCAGAGCCGGTAATAGAATCATTCATGAGGTATGATTCCAATACCGGGCGCGGCGCATCTTCCTGACCAACCGCAATCAGAACAGGCAACGCAAATTTTTCGATATCTTCAAATTGATCACGACGACCAAACACCATTTTACCCACCCTAGCCACTTCGACTGCTTTCTCTCCGGAAAGGGACGATAAATGGCTTCGGAAAGACTCCACCAACTGCGGCGAGTCGTTGTTCGCGTTATGAGCAAAAAACAGTGGAACAACAGCATCAATGATTGGTTCAGGTACTGATTGAACTTCAATGATCGTATCTAGCATCGAAAAATACTTGTTGTGCGCCACTTCAGGCTCTAATCCAACAAAAGTATCCATCAATACTAAGGATTTAACTCGTTGCGGCGCTAGTGTCACCACCTCAGTTCCCCACATACCGCCAACGGACAAACCAACGATCGAAAACTCTGTAACATCCAAATGATCCATTAAGGCTAGGATCTGTTTCGCGTAATCAGTTAAAGATCGCGTTGAAGATGGCGCGTGATCCGATTCTCCATGCGACCACAACTCAGGCACAATACAGCGATAGTGCTTTCTTAACTTCTCTACTTGCGGTGCCCACATTGCGCTATCCCACAAATAGCTGTGGCCGAAGATAACAACAGGTCCCTGCCCTTCATCTAAATACGCCATTTCGCGGTTATCGATAGAAAACTTATGCATATTCTGTCCGTTTTGTTTACCTTGTCGACTTCGGCTTTCTCTTCTAAACCCAAGCCAGAATGTATTCCTATGATTAAAAACAAAAGGCCGCTATAAAAAGCGACCTTTAATCAAGTTTTACTTTACGCGATTGGATCCAATTGATCAATCGGCCAGCGCGG is a genomic window of Vibrio japonicus containing:
- a CDS encoding HlyC/CorC family transporter, which produces MDDISTGILFALLACLIVISGYFSGSETGMMALNRYRLKHLASTGHKGARRVEKLLNRPDRLIGLILIGNNLVNILASAIATILGMRLYGDMGVAIATGALTLVILVFAEVTPKTLAALYPEKVSYTSSVLLTILMKVLSPLVIFVNFITNGFIRLLGIRAVHGGDDHLSSEELRTVVNEAGSLIPRRHQDMLISILDLEHVTVNDIMVPRNEITGIDINDDWKSIVRQLTHSPHGRVVLYRDQIDEVVGMLRLRESYRLMLEKNEFTKETLLRAADEVYFIPESTPLNVQLLKFQRNKQRIGLIVDEYGDIIGLITLEDILEEIVGEFTTSIAPSLSEEITPQVDGSFLIEGSANIRDINKGLKWKLPTDGPRTLNGLILEHLEDIPESHLSVHISGHRMEIVELEENRIKLVKVFPKTAKKSK
- the ffh gene encoding signal recognition particle protein; the encoded protein is MFENLTDRLSKTLKNISGKGRLTEDNIKETLREVRMALLEADVALPVVRDFIKRVKEAAVGVEVSKSLTPGQEFIKIVQGELEAVMGESNEALNLAAQPPAVILMAGLQGAGKTTSVGKLSKLLKEREKKKVLVVSADVYRPAAIKQLETLASDLGVDFFPSSPDQKPIDIANAAVDHAKKKFYDVLIVDTAGRLAIDEQMMSEIQDLHAAINPVETLFVVDAMTGQDAANTAKSFGDALPLTGVILTKVDGDARGGAALSVRHITGKPIKFLGVGEKTDALEPFHPDRVASRILGMGDVLSLIEDLQRNVDQEKAEKLAKKFKEKKGFDLEDFREQLGQMQNMGGMMGMMDKLPGMSQLPDNVKDKVDDKMFKQMEAIINSMTMKERQRPELIKGSRKKRIAAGSGTQVQDVNRLLKQFTQMQKMMKKMQKGGMKGMMRNMQGMMGGMGGGGGFNPFGR
- the surE gene encoding 5'/3'-nucleotidase SurE, with protein sequence MEGKALKILLSNDDGVYAEGIHALANALRDIAEVTIVAPDRNRSGASNSLTLEQPLRVNEIADKVFSVQGTPTDCVHFALNELMKDDLPELVLTGINHGANLGDDVLYSGTVAAAMEGHFLGVQAVAFSLVGKHHFATAGKVARQIVEQHIHAPIPTNRLLNVNIPDLPHDQLQGIKVTRLGARHHSEAMIKQLDPRGHEIYWLGPPGKEQDAGEGTDFHAVDKGYVSITPIQVDLTAHESLASMDNWLKGN
- a CDS encoding cytochrome C assembly family protein; translation: MDNLIAVVAVILYFLAIATIIPGLVHQTGIRAKTVFVSASLALIFHAWLLSDLIFEGVGQNLSILNVASLISFIISLVMSIAMLKTRLWFLLPVVYSFAAINLGAATFLPSTFITHFEQNPKVLIHISLALFSYSTLTIGALYALQLAWLDHKLKTKKAMIINPNLPPLLMVERQLFNIILIGTLLLTGTLLTGFVFVQDMFTQGKAHKAILSFIAWFVYSVLLWGHYQKGWRGRKVTWFAVAGATLLTLAYFGSRFVREIILN
- a CDS encoding protein-L-isoaspartate(D-aspartate) O-methyltransferase — translated: MANPKADRLVEFLSKSGIQSLQVLESIRRIPRERFVSQAMMHQAYDNNALPIGLGQTISQPYIVAKMTEALELTHLSKVLEVGTGSGYQTAILSQLVERVFSVERIKSLQWEAKRRLKQLDIYNVSTKHGDGWQGWAVKAPFDAIIVTAAAETVPPTLLEQLAEGGIMVIPVGTDVQQLLKITRQGDTFISEVIELVRFVPLVAGDLA
- the rpoS gene encoding RNA polymerase sigma factor RpoS, with translation MSISNAATKVQELEVDKEVMDDLPIDDDQSLTKELEVSSKSLDATQLYLGEIGFSPLLTAEEEVLYARRALRGDEAARKRMIESNLRLVVKISRRYSNRGLALLDLIEEGNLGLIRAVEKFDPERGFRFSTYATWWIRQTIERALMNQTRTIRLPIHVVKELNIYLRTARELSQKLDHEPTAEEIASELDKPVDDVSKMLRLNERISSVDTPIGGEGEKALLDIIPDINNSDPEVSTQDDDIKLSLIHWLDELNPKQKEVLARRFGLLGYEPSTLEEVGREINLTRERVRQIQVEGLRRLREILVKQGLNMESLFSVSEE
- the nlpD gene encoding murein hydrolase activator NlpD is translated as MSFQSQSMLMLSVCSVLFGCAAHTPAPVSGLKKDYSSIPRGSYRGSYYEVQRGDTLYFIAYVTDKDVKEIISYNNLIPPYTIYPGQKLRLWRPAYTPPSYGSKGTTAIAVVTPPTPIPPPVTSSKNSTQQVASKADQKPPELVKKDPPKEVEQRKPKEYVEAKAEQNVNKTVTTPKPKNNNISKWLWPTKGRVIKNFSAGDQGNKGIDIAGQRGQAIVSTAEGTVVYSGNALRGYGNLVIVKHNDNYLSAYAHNDQLLVREGQSVKAGQKIATMGSSGTNSVRLHFEIRYQGKSVNPKRYLP